The proteins below come from a single Cannabis sativa cultivar Pink pepper isolate KNU-18-1 chromosome 3, ASM2916894v1, whole genome shotgun sequence genomic window:
- the LOC115709786 gene encoding peroxiredoxin-2E-2, chloroplastic — protein sequence MAASLSISRLLTAPSATLCLSTTATASLFPSKTLLSSRLSFTSFALNNRHLPKPLRFSTAKSTSTISATIAVGDKLPESTLSYLDAAGEVQTVTVSDLTKGKKAVLFAVPGAFTPTCSQKHLPGFVEKSAELKSKGVDTIACISVNDAFVMKAWKEDLKVNDEVLLLSDGNGDFTRAIGAELDLSDKPVGLGVRSRRYALLAEDGVVKVLNLEEGGAFTFSSADDILKAL from the coding sequence ATGGCGGCCTCTCTCTCAATCTCAAGGCTCCTCACAGCTCCATCAGCCACTCTCTGCCTCTCCACCACCGCAACTGCTTCTCTCTTCCCATCCAAAACACTACTCTCCTCTCGTCTCTCTTTCACTTCCTTCGCCCTCAACAACCGCCACCTCCCAAAGCCACTCCGTTTCTCCACCGCTAAATCAACCTCAACAATCTCCGCCACAATCGCCGTCGGCGACAAGCTTCCGGAATCAACCTTGTCTTACTTAGACGCCGCCGGAGAAGTCCAGACCGTCACCGTCTCTGACCTCACCAAGGGCAAGAAAGCCGTACTCTTCGCCGTTCCCGGCGCTTTCACCCCGACCTGCTCGCAGAAACACCTCCCCGGATTCGTGGAGAAGTCAGCGGAGCTGAAATCGAAAGGCGTGGATACCATCGCCTGCATTTCGGTGAACGACGCCTTCGTGATGAAGGCTTGGAAGGAGGATCTGAAGGTAAACGATGAGGTTCTTCTGTTATCCGATGGAAATGGGGATTTCACTAGGGCAATTGGTGCGGAGCTAGATTTGAGTGACAAGCCAGTCGGGCTCGGAGTTAGGTCTAGGAGATACGCACTATTGGCCGAAGACGGCGTCGTTAAGGTCCTCAATTTGGAGGAAGGTGGTGCCTTCACCTTTAGCAGCGCCGACGATATTCTCAAAGCCCTTTAA
- the LOC115709927 gene encoding pentatricopeptide repeat-containing protein At5g12100, mitochondrial, producing the protein MARRLYLLPQKLIFTTSSIPQNSRPLPLSHFFSSEPDTEASSNLNSGDSMANLSRDEERLEKVQKIRHLLQQGSVDTAQRLIGSLVSSKSHFSSPYDLYSLLSISAAPSMRPALSNIILSACLESKMVAEAMELYGLVKKDGVVPSLNTVHMLFESLVSTKQYGKMLELFSELVDSGIRPDKFTYGKAIQAAVKLGDMKRAMELMNYMKTRHISPSVFIYNVLLGGLCREKRTKDAENLFEEMTERNAVPNLVTYNTLIDGYCKVGEVEKAFDLRDRMKSKNVELNILTYNSLLSGLCRARKMDEAKQLLEEMKATGLVPDCFTYSVLFDGHSRCGDSEASLALFEEAMKRGVRINHYTCSILLNGLCKDGKMEIAEEVLKKLREIGLVLDEVIYNTMVNGYCIRGDMEKAISTIGEMEVHGLRPNCITFNSLIGKFFEMKKIDKAEEWIQKMAQKGVSPDAATYNISIKGYGVMREFDKCFLILEEMESKGVKPNVVTYGSVISCLCGDGRLLEAEVILRDMMIRGVRANAQIYNIIIDGLCNAGKLNDALRIFDEMVKIGIRPTLVTYNSLIHGFCRKGKLTEAEGLFSQIPISGYSPDVITYNSLISGYSDVEDSEKCLQLYETMKRVGIKPTLKTFHPLISGCSKEGMEVAERVYQEMLELGLAPDQLIFNAMIHGYAEHGDTQKATALHTEMINKGLHVNKMTYNSLILGHFREGKLSEINDIVNDMKAKGLAPKADTYYLLVKGYCEQKDFSGAYIWYREMFDNGFILNNNIAKELVSGLCQEGMLLESQVVSSEMSVKEEDDCSFNEEDLSTVSKM; encoded by the exons ATGGCGAGACGACTCTATCTTCTTCCCCAAAAACTCATCTTCACAACCTCTTCCATTCCCCAAAACTCACGACCACTTCCTCTTTCCCACTTCTTCAGCTCCGAGCCCGACACTGAAGCTTCTTCCAACCTTAACTCCGGAGATTCGATGGCTAACCTCAGCAGAGACGAAGAACGCCTTGAAAAGGTTCAGAAAATTCGACATCTTCTCCAACAAGGCAGTGTGGATACTGCTCAGAGGCTAATCGGGTCTCTTGTTTCCTCAAAATCTCATTTTTCTTCTCCCTATGATCTTTACTCTCTCTTATCTATCTCCGCTGCGCCTTCCATGAGACCTGCTttatcaaatattatattatcggcttgtttggaatctaaaatggTCGCCGAAGCCATGGAGTTGTATGGTTTGGTGAAGAAAGATGGTGTGGTTCCTTCTTTGAACACGGTTCATATGTTGTTTGAGTCTCTGGTGTCTACGAAACAGTATGGGAAAATGCTCGAGTTGTTTTCTGAGCTTGTTGATTCAGGTATTCGACCCGATAAGTTCACGTATGGGAAAGCGATTCAGGCTGCGGTTAAATTGGGTGACATGAAAAGGGCTATGGAGCTTATGAATTACATGAAGACGAGACATATTAGCCCTTCTGTGTTTATATACAATGTCTTGCTTGGTGGGTTGTGCAGAGAGAAGAGAACTAAGGATGCAGAGAACTTGTTTGAGGAAATGACTGAGAGAAATGCAGTTCCCAATTTGGTCACCTATAACACGCTTATTGATGGATATTGTAAGGTGGGTGAAGTGGAGAAGGCTTTTGATTTAAGAGATAGAATGAAGAGTAAAAATGTGGAGCTTAATATTCTTACTTACAATTCATTGCTAAGTGGGCTTTGTCGGGCAAGAAAAATGGATGAAGCGAAGCAACTTTTGGAAGAAATGAAAGCTACTGGTTTGGTGCCTGATTGTTTTACTTATAGTGTGCTTTTTGATGGGCATTCCAGGTGTGGTGATAGTGAGGCATCACTAGCTTTATTTGAAGAAGCAATGAAAAGAGGGGTGAGAATTAATCATTATACTTGTAGTATTCTGTTAAATGGTTTATGCAAAGATGGGAAGATGGAAATTGCAGAGGAGGTTTTAAAGAAACTAAGGGAAATTGGGTTGGTTCTGGATGAGGTAATTTATAACACCATGGTTAATGGTTATTGTATAAGAGGTGACATGGAAAAGGCCATTTCTACAATTGGAGAAATGGAAGTTCATGGGTTGAGACCAAATTGCATAACTTTCAATTCTTTGATTGGTAAGTTCTTTGAAATGAAGAAGATTGATAAGGCAGAGGAATGGATTCAGAAAATGGCACAAAAAGGAGTTTCCCCAGATGCAGCGACATATAACATCTCAATCAAAGGTTATGGAGTAATGCGCGAATTCGATAAGTGTTTTCTCATTCTTGAAGAAATGGAGAGTAAAGGGGTTAAACCAAATGTTGTAACTTATGGTTCTGTCATAAGTTGTTTATGTGGGGATGGTAGGCTCCTCGAGGCTGAAGTAATTCTAAGGGATATGATGATTAGAGGCGTTAGAGCAAATGCacagatatataatataatcaTTGATGGTTTGTGTAATGCAGGAAAGTTAAATGATGCCCTTAGAATCTTTGATGAGATGGTGAAAATTGGTATACGTCCAACACTTGTGACATACAACTCATTAATTCATGGGTTTTGCAGAAAAGGAAAATTGACTGAGGCTGAAGGCTTGTTTTCCCAaattccaattagcggatataGTCCTGATGTCATCACTTATAATTCTTTAATTTCTGGTTATTCTGATGTAGAAGACAGTGAGAAATGTTTGCAGTTGTATGAAACTATGAAGAGAGTGGGGATTAAGCCTACACTAAAAACATTTCATCCTCTAATTAGTGGATGCAGTAAGGAAGGTATGGAGGTAGCAGAGAGAGTATATCAAGAGATGTTAGAGCTTGGTTTGGCCCCAGATCAACTTATATTCAATGCCATGATTCATGGTTATGCAGAGCATGGTGATACTCAAAAGGCAACTGCTCTGCATACTGAGATGATAAACAAGGGACTTCATGTTAACAAGATGACCTACAATAGCTTGATTCTGGGACATTTTAGAGAAGGAAAATTGTCTGAGATAAATGATATTGTCAATGATATGAAGGCCAAAGGATTGGCTCCTAAAGCTGACACCTACTATTTACTTGTTAAGGGATATTGTGAACAGAAAGACTTTAGCGGGGCATATATTTGGTACAGAGAAATGTTTGACAATGGttttattttgaataataaCATAGCTAAGGAGCTTGTCTCTGGTCTTTGCCAAGAGGGTATGTTGCTGGAAAGCCAGGTTGTCTCCTCAGAAATGAGCgtcaaagaagaagatgattgCAGCTTTAATGAGGAGGATCTTTCTACTGTTTCTAAAAT GTGA